Proteins from a single region of Streptococcus mitis:
- the fabF gene encoding beta-ketoacyl-ACP synthase II, translating into MKLNRVVVTGYGVTSPIGNTPEEFWNSLTTGKIGIGQITKFDHSDFDVHNAAEIQDFPFDKYFVKKDTNRFDNYSLYALYAAQEAVNHANLDVEAIDKDRFGVIVASGIGGIKEIEDQVLRLNDKGPKRVKPLTLPKALPNMASGNVAMRFGANGVCKSINTACASSNDAIGDAFRSIKFGFQDVMLVGGSEASITPFAIAGFQALTALSTTEDPSRASIPFDKNRNGFVMGEGSGMLVLESLDHAEKRGATILAEVVGYGNTCDAYHMTSPHPEGQGAIKAIKLALEEAEISPEQVAYVNAHGTSTPANEKGESGAIVAVLGKEVPVSSTKSFTGHLLGAAGAVEAIVTIEAMRHNFVPMTAGTSEVSDYIEANVVYGQGLEQEIPYAISNTFGFGGHNAVLAFKRWENK; encoded by the coding sequence ATGAAACTAAATCGCGTAGTAGTAACAGGTTATGGAGTAACATCTCCAATCGGAAATACACCAGAAGAATTTTGGAATAGTTTGACAACTGGAAAAATCGGAATTGGCCAAATTACAAAATTTGATCATAGTGACTTTGATGTGCATAATGCAGCAGAAATTCAAGATTTTCCTTTTGATAAATACTTTGTAAAGAAAGATACCAATCGTTTTGATAACTATTCTTTGTATGCTTTGTACGCAGCCCAAGAGGCTGTCAATCATGCCAATCTGGATGTAGAGGCTATTGACAAGGATCGTTTTGGTGTTATTGTTGCCTCTGGTATTGGTGGAATCAAGGAAATTGAAGATCAAGTACTTCGCTTAAATGATAAAGGTCCAAAACGTGTGAAACCATTGACCCTTCCAAAAGCTTTGCCAAATATGGCTTCAGGAAATGTTGCCATGCGTTTTGGAGCAAACGGTGTTTGTAAATCGATCAATACTGCCTGCGCTTCATCAAATGATGCGATTGGGGATGCCTTCCGCTCAATTAAATTTGGTTTCCAAGACGTTATGTTGGTAGGTGGTTCAGAAGCCTCTATCACACCTTTTGCTATTGCTGGTTTCCAAGCCCTAACAGCTCTCTCTACTACAGAGGACCCAAGTCGTGCTTCTATCCCATTTGATAAGAACCGTAATGGTTTTGTCATGGGTGAAGGTTCAGGGATGTTGGTTCTTGAAAGCCTTGACCACGCGGAAAAACGTGGGGCTACTATCCTTGCTGAAGTGGTTGGTTACGGAAATACTTGTGATGCCTACCACATGACTTCACCACATCCAGAAGGTCAGGGAGCTATCAAGGCCATCAAACTAGCCTTGGAAGAAGCTGAGATTTCTCCAGAGCAGGTAGCCTATGTCAATGCTCACGGAACGTCAACTCCTGCTAATGAAAAAGGAGAAAGTGGTGCTATCGTAGCTGTTCTTGGCAAGGAAGTACCTGTATCATCAACTAAGTCTTTCACCGGACATTTGCTGGGGGCTGCGGGTGCAGTAGAAGCTATCGTAACCATCGAAGCTATGCGTCATAACTTTGTACCAATGACAGCTGGGACAAGCGAAGTATCAGACTATATCGAAGCCAATGTCGTTTATGGACAAGGCTTGGAGCAAGAGATTCCATACGCTATTTCAAATACCTTTGGTTTTGGTGGCCACAATGCCGTTCTTGCTTTCAAACGTTGGGAGAATAAATAA
- the fabG gene encoding 3-oxoacyl-[acyl-carrier-protein] reductase, producing MQLKNKNIFITGSSRGIGLAIAHKFAQAGANIVLNSRGAISEELLAEFSNYGVKVVPVSGDVSNFADAKRMVDQAIVELGSVDVLVNNAGITQDTLMLKMTEADFEKVLKVNLTGAFNMTQSVLKPMIKAREGAIINMSSVVGLMGNIGQANYAASKAGLIGFTKSVAREVANRNIRVNAIAPGMIESDMTAVLSDKVKDAMLAQIPMKEFGQAEQVADLTVFLAGQDYLTGQVVAIDGGLSM from the coding sequence ATGCAACTAAAAAATAAAAATATCTTTATTACAGGTTCGAGTCGTGGGATTGGTCTTGCCATCGCCCACAAGTTTGCTCAGGCAGGAGCCAATATTGTTTTAAACAGTCGTGGGGCAATCTCAGAAGAATTGCTCGCTGAGTTTTCAAACTATGGTGTCAAGGTGGTTCCCGTTTCAGGAGATGTATCAAATTTTGCAGATGCTAAGCGTATGGTTGATCAAGCTATTGTAGAGCTGGGTTCAGTAGATGTTTTGGTCAACAATGCAGGGATTACCCAAGATACCCTAATGCTCAAGATGACAGAAGCAGATTTTGAAAAAGTGCTCAAGGTTAACCTGACTGGTGCCTTTAACATGACACAATCAGTCTTGAAACCGATGATAAAAGCCAGAGAAGGTGCTATCATTAATATGTCTAGTGTAGTTGGTTTGATGGGGAATATCGGTCAAGCTAACTATGCAGCTTCTAAGGCTGGTTTGATTGGTTTTACCAAGTCTGTGGCGCGTGAAGTGGCCAATCGCAATATCAGGGTTAATGCTATTGCACCTGGAATGATTGAGTCCGATATGACAGCTGTTCTATCAGACAAGGTAAAAGATGCTATGCTGGCACAAATTCCTATGAAAGAATTTGGGCAGGCAGAGCAGGTTGCAGATTTAACAGTATTTTTAGCAGGCCAAGATTATCTAACTGGTCAAGTGGTTGCCATTGATGGTGGCTTAAGTATGTAG
- the fabD gene encoding ACP S-malonyltransferase → MTKTAFLFAGQGAQYLGMGRDLYDHYPIVKETIDQASQVLGYDLRYLIDREEEKLNQTRYTQPAILATSVAIYRLLKEKGYQPDMVAGLSLGEYSALVASGALDFEDAVALVAKRGAYMEEAAPAGSGKMVAVLNTPVEVIEEVCRKASELGVVTPANYNTPAQIVIGGEVAAVDRAVELLQEAGAKRLIPLKVSGPFHTALLEPASQKLAETLAQVSFADFTCPLVGNTEAAVMQKEDIVQLLTRQVKEPVRFYESIAVMQEAGVTNFIEIGPGKVLSGFVKKIDKTAKLANVEDQASLEALLENE, encoded by the coding sequence ATGACTAAAACGGCCTTTTTATTTGCTGGCCAAGGTGCCCAGTATCTAGGTATGGGACGGGATCTCTATGATCACTACCCTATTGTCAAAGAAACGATTGATCAAGCGAGTCAGGTACTCGGTTATGATTTGCGTTATCTCATTGATAGGGAAGAAGAAAAACTCAATCAGACCCGCTATACGCAACCAGCTATTTTAGCGACTTCAGTTGCTATCTATCGTTTATTGAAAGAAAAGGGCTATCAGCCTGATATGGTTGCTGGTTTGTCACTTGGAGAATACTCTGCCTTGGTAGCCAGCGGTGCCTTGGATTTTGAAGATGCGGTTGCCTTGGTAGCTAAGCGTGGAGCCTATATGGAAGAAGCGGCCCCTGCTGGTTCTGGCAAGATGGTAGCAGTTCTCAATACGCCAGTAGAGGTTATTGAAGAAGTCTGTCGAAAAGCTTCTGAACTTGGAGTGGTTACTCCAGCCAACTATAATACACCTGCACAAATTGTGATTGGTGGAGAAGTGGCTGCAGTTGACCGAGCTGTCGAACTCTTGCAAGAAGCAGGTGCCAAACGCTTGATTCCACTCAAGGTGTCAGGTCCCTTTCATACCGCTCTCCTTGAGCCTGCTAGCCAGAAACTAGCTGAAACTCTTGCTCAAGTAAGTTTTGCAGATTTTACTTGTCCCCTAGTTGGTAATACAGAAGCTGCTGTCATGCAAAAAGAAGATATAGTTCAACTCTTGACGCGTCAGGTCAAGGAACCAGTTCGTTTCTATGAAAGTATTGCAGTTATGCAAGAAGCAGGAGTAACCAACTTTATCGAGATTGGCCCAGGGAAAGTCTTGTCAGGCTTTGTCAAAAAAATTGATAAAACAGCTAAACTAGCCAATGTTGAAGATCAGGCGAGTTTGGAAGCCTTGCTAGAAAACGAGTAA
- the fabK gene encoding enoyl-[acyl-carrier-protein] reductase FabK translates to MKTRITELLNIDYPIFQGGMAWVADGDLAGAVSKAGGLGIIGGGNAPKEVVKANIDKIKSLTDKPFGVNIMLLSPFVEDIVDLVIEEGVKVVTTGAGNPSKYMERFHAAGITVIPVVPSVALAKRMEKIGADAVIAEGMEAGGHIGKLTTMTLVRQVAAAVSIPVIAAGGIADGEGAAAGFMLGAEAVQVGTRFVVAKESNAHPNYKAKILKARDIDTTISAQHFGHAVRAIKNQLTRDFEKAEKDAFKQENPDLEIFEQMGAGALAKAVVHGDVDGGSVMAGQIAGLVSKEETVEEILKDLYYGAAKKIQEEASRWAGVVRND, encoded by the coding sequence ATGAAAACGCGTATTACAGAATTATTGAACATTGATTATCCTATTTTCCAAGGAGGGATGGCCTGGGTTGCTGATGGTGATTTGGCAGGGGCTGTTTCCAAGGCTGGAGGACTAGGGATTATCGGTGGGGGGAATGCCCCTAAAGAAGTTGTCAAGGCAAATATTGATAAAATCAAATCATTGACGGATAAACCCTTTGGTGTCAACATCATGCTCTTGTCTCCCTTTGTGGAAGATATTGTAGACCTCGTTATCGAGGAAGGTGTTAAGGTAGTTACAACAGGAGCAGGAAATCCAAGTAAATACATGGAACGTTTCCATGCTGCTGGTATTACAGTTATTCCTGTTGTTCCTAGTGTTGCCCTAGCTAAGCGCATGGAAAAAATCGGTGCAGATGCCGTTATTGCAGAAGGAATGGAAGCTGGGGGGCATATCGGTAAATTAACAACCATGACCTTGGTGCGCCAGGTTGCTGCTGCTGTATCTATTCCTGTTATTGCTGCAGGAGGGATTGCAGATGGTGAAGGTGCTGCAGCTGGCTTTATGCTAGGTGCAGAAGCTGTTCAGGTTGGAACTCGCTTTGTCGTTGCAAAAGAGTCTAATGCCCATCCAAATTATAAGGCGAAAATTTTAAAAGCTAGAGATATCGATACTACGATTTCAGCTCAACACTTTGGACATGCTGTTCGTGCGATTAAAAACCAATTGACTCGTGATTTTGAAAAAGCTGAGAAAGATGCCTTTAAACAAGAAAATCCAGATTTGGAAATTTTTGAACAAATGGGAGCAGGTGCACTAGCCAAAGCGGTTGTTCACGGAGATGTGGATGGTGGATCTGTTATGGCAGGTCAAATTGCTGGGCTTGTTTCCAAAGAAGAAACCGTTGAAGAAATCCTAAAAGATTTGTATTACGGAGCAGCTAAGAAAATTCAAGAAGAAGCCTCTCGTTGGGCAGGAGTTGTAAGAAATGACTAA
- a CDS encoding acyl carrier protein yields the protein MAVFEKVQEIIVEELGKDASEVTLESTFDDLDADSLDLFQVISEIEDAFDIQIEAEDDLKTVGDLVAYVEEQTK from the coding sequence ATGGCAGTATTTGAAAAAGTACAAGAAATTATCGTTGAAGAACTTGGAAAAGACGCATCAGAAGTAACACTTGAATCAACTTTTGATGATTTGGACGCAGATTCATTGGACTTGTTCCAAGTAATTTCAGAAATCGAAGATGCTTTTGATATCCAAATCGAAGCAGAAGATGACTTGAAAACAGTTGGTGACTTGGTTGCCTACGTTGAAGAGCAAACAAAATAA
- a CDS encoding beta-ketoacyl-ACP synthase III, with translation MAFAKISQVAHYVPEQVVTNHDLAQIMDTNDEWISSRTGIRQRHISRTESTSDLATEVAKKLMAKAGITGEELDFIILATITPDSMMPSTAARVQANIGANKAFAFDLTAACSGFVFALSTAEKFIASGRFQKGLVIGSETLSKAVDWSDRSTAVLFGDGAGGVLLEASEKEHFLAESLNSDGSRSECLTYGHSGLHSPFSDQENADSFLKMDGRAVFDFAIRDVAKSIKQTIDESPIEATNLDYLLLHQANDRILDKMARKIGVNRDKLPANMMEYGNTSAASIPILLSECVEQGLIRLDGSQTVLLSGFGGGLTWGTLILTI, from the coding sequence ATGGCTTTTGCAAAAATAAGCCAGGTTGCTCATTATGTGCCAGAGCAAGTGGTTACAAATCATGATTTGGCTCAGATTATGGATACCAATGATGAGTGGATTTCAAGTCGGACGGGAATACGACAAAGGCATATTTCAAGAACAGAATCTACTAGTGATTTGGCTACAGAAGTTGCCAAGAAACTGATGGCAAAAGCTGGAATCACAGGAGAGGAGTTGGATTTTATCATCCTAGCTACCATTACTCCAGATTCGATGATGCCCTCTACAGCTGCTCGTGTTCAAGCTAATATTGGTGCTAATAAGGCCTTTGCTTTTGACCTAACAGCGGCTTGCAGTGGATTTGTATTTGCTCTTTCAACTGCTGAAAAGTTTATCGCTTCTGGTCGCTTTCAAAAAGGCTTGGTGATTGGTAGTGAGACCCTCTCTAAAGCAGTCGATTGGTCAGACCGATCAACAGCTGTTTTGTTTGGAGATGGTGCTGGTGGAGTCTTGCTAGAAGCTAGCGAGAAAGAGCATTTTTTGGCTGAGAGTCTCAATAGTGATGGGAGTCGTAGCGAGTGTCTAACTTATGGACATTCAGGCTTGCATTCTCCGTTTTCAGATCAAGAAAATGCAGATTCATTTTTGAAGATGGATGGGCGCGCGGTCTTTGATTTTGCTATTCGGGACGTAGCCAAGTCTATCAAGCAGACTATTGATGAATCTCCTATAGAGGCGACAAACTTGGATTATCTGCTACTTCATCAGGCTAATGACCGTATTTTGGATAAAATGGCTAGAAAAATCGGTGTTAACCGAGATAAACTTCCAGCCAATATGATGGAATATGGCAATACCAGTGCAGCCAGTATCCCGATTTTACTTTCAGAGTGTGTAGAACAAGGCCTCATCCGTTTAGATGGTAGCCAGACTGTTCTACTATCAGGCTTCGGTGGAGGCTTGACCTGGGGCACGCTCATTCTTACAATTTAG
- a CDS encoding MarR family winged helix-turn-helix transcriptional regulator — translation MDYQRINEYLTSIFNNVLVIEEVSLRGSRFKDISIKEMHTIDVIGKVPDVTPSQVSKELMVTLGTVTTSLNNLERKGYIERIRSEHDRRVVHLHLTKKGRLVHRLHKRFHKAMVEKIIDGMSKQEMEVMSKGLTNLYQFLEDLR, via the coding sequence TTGGACTACCAACGAATTAATGAATATTTAACGTCTATATTTAACAATGTCCTCGTTATTGAGGAAGTTAGCTTGAGGGGTAGTCGTTTCAAGGATATCTCCATCAAAGAAATGCATACGATTGATGTGATTGGAAAAGTTCCAGATGTGACACCAAGTCAAGTGTCAAAAGAGTTGATGGTGACTCTTGGGACAGTTACGACTAGTTTGAATAATCTCGAACGCAAGGGTTACATTGAACGCATTCGTTCAGAACATGATCGACGTGTAGTGCATCTGCATTTGACAAAGAAAGGTCGCTTGGTTCATAGACTACATAAACGCTTCCACAAGGCTATGGTTGAAAAAATCATTGATGGTATGAGTAAGCAAGAGATGGAGGTTATGAGCAAAGGTTTGACCAATCTTTATCAATTTTTGGAGGATTTGAGATAA
- a CDS encoding enoyl-CoA hydratase: protein MEHIIYQLEEDLAILTLNRPEVANGFHIPMCEEILEALILAEEDPAVHFVLINANGKVFSVGGDLVEMKRAVDEDDIPSLTKIAELVNTISYKIKQIAKPVLMEVDGAVAGAAANMAVAADFCLATDKAKFIQAFVGVGLAPDAGGIHLLSRSIGVTRAAQLAMTGEALNAEKALEWGLVYRVCEADKLEKTREQILKKLRRGSNNSYAAIKKLVWESQFKDWQDYATLELNLQESLAKTEDFKEGVRAHSERRRPKFTGK from the coding sequence ATGGAACACATTATTTATCAGCTTGAAGAGGATTTGGCAATCCTTACCTTGAATCGTCCTGAGGTAGCGAATGGTTTTCATATCCCTATGTGTGAGGAGATTTTAGAAGCTCTGATTTTGGCAGAAGAGGATCCGGCTGTGCATTTTGTCTTAATCAACGCGAATGGCAAAGTCTTCTCTGTTGGGGGAGATTTGGTTGAGATGAAGCGAGCAGTCGATGAGGATGATATTCCATCATTGACGAAAATCGCAGAATTGGTCAATACTATTTCTTATAAAATCAAGCAAATTGCTAAACCTGTCTTGATGGAGGTTGATGGGGCTGTTGCAGGTGCCGCAGCGAATATGGCTGTTGCTGCAGATTTCTGTCTGGCAACGGATAAGGCTAAATTTATCCAAGCTTTTGTTGGAGTTGGCTTGGCTCCGGATGCAGGAGGAATTCATCTCTTGAGTCGAAGTATTGGTGTGACGCGTGCTGCTCAATTGGCTATGACAGGTGAGGCTTTGAACGCAGAAAAAGCTCTAGAATGGGGACTAGTTTACCGCGTCTGTGAAGCTGATAAACTTGAAAAGACGAGAGAACAGATTCTTAAAAAATTAAGACGTGGCTCAAACAATTCTTATGCTGCCATCAAGAAGTTGGTGTGGGAGAGCCAATTTAAAGATTGGCAAGATTATGCTACTTTAGAACTGAATCTTCAAGAATCTCTAGCCAAAACAGAGGATTTCAAAGAAGGAGTTCGGGCTCATTCGGAAAGAAGAAGACCTAAATTTACAGGAAAATAA